In the Kaistella sp. 97-N-M2 genome, one interval contains:
- a CDS encoding universal stress protein, translating into MINIILPVDFGDSTDQLIKGAIKFANETKGKLCLIHVAPADIGFAIGDMGFQYFPEVEQNEIKEELLRLNSIEQRILAEGIDCEHLLKQGIAGDIILDYAKEQNAGYIVMGSHGRSGIYDVFVGSLTKELTRRSPIPVLVIPVH; encoded by the coding sequence ATGATCAACATTATTTTACCTGTAGATTTCGGGGATTCTACAGATCAACTTATAAAAGGGGCTATAAAATTTGCGAACGAAACCAAAGGGAAACTTTGCCTCATCCACGTGGCGCCGGCAGATATTGGTTTTGCGATTGGCGATATGGGATTTCAGTATTTCCCGGAAGTGGAACAAAATGAGATTAAAGAAGAACTGCTCCGTCTTAACAGCATCGAACAGCGTATTTTGGCAGAAGGCATTGATTGCGAACATCTTTTAAAACAGGGCATCGCGGGAGATATCATTTTGGATTACGCGAAAGAACAGAACGCGGGCTACATCGTAATGGGATCTCACGGCAGAAGCGGAATTTACGATGTTTTCGTGGGCAGTTTAACAAAAGAATTGACGCGGAGGTCTCCGATTCCTGTGCTGGTAATTCCGGTGCATTAA
- a CDS encoding DUF6341 family protein, whose protein sequence is MTSIFLLISRFFKWSFGFFDFAANFVNWILFLVATVLFCYWCYVLIATLGGDKDKEYYSPTEGHHPYYDPKIYNKETK, encoded by the coding sequence ATGACGTCTATATTTCTATTAATAAGCAGGTTCTTCAAATGGTCTTTTGGCTTTTTTGACTTCGCGGCAAATTTCGTAAACTGGATTTTATTCCTGGTTGCCACCGTCTTGTTTTGCTATTGGTGTTACGTTTTAATTGCAACTTTAGGCGGCGACAAAGACAAAGAATATTATTCGCCAACCGAAGGACACCACCCCTATTACGACCCGAAAATTTACAATAAAGAGACTAAATAA